Within Primulina tabacum isolate GXHZ01 chromosome 5, ASM2559414v2, whole genome shotgun sequence, the genomic segment TGGCGTACTTTTTGAACGGAGAAACTCCTTAAGAATGGCTTTCTCTTTGTCTATTAGCAACTTCTCTTCTCGATTATTGGGTTTCACCTTCCTTTTTTCTTCCAGCATCCACTTGAAAAGCTCACGTTGCTGATCCTCAGGGATAGGTTGTCGAACAATTACAGGTCTTGTAGTAGGCTGGGTGAATATAGGTTCCTCGTCAGTGAGAGTGGTAGCTGGAGTTGGAGTTGGAGTTGGAGTTGGAGCTGGAGTTGGAGTAACTTCAACTGGGGCCTCTGGTTTCAATttcactctttctttcttcCCTGCCTGTGCAAACATGTAGgctggaaaaagaaaaaatgaattattaaatttttcaaGATTCAAGATATCAAAAGCTTCATATAAAGAGAAAGAAAGAATATTTAGAAGCTAAAAGTGGGCAAAAGTTAAATC encodes:
- the LOC142544595 gene encoding uncharacterized protein LOC142544595, whose translation is MENQIPGGAAVNRYKILWRVFLIGNFGLGAYMFAQAGKKERVKLKPEAPVEVTPTPAPTPTPTPTPATTLTDEEPIFTQPTTRPVIVRQPIPEDQQRELFKWMLEEKRKVKPNNREEKLLIDKEKAILKEFLRSKSTPSV